A window of the Aquarana catesbeiana isolate 2022-GZ linkage group LG05, ASM4218655v1, whole genome shotgun sequence genome harbors these coding sequences:
- the PDK4 gene encoding pyruvate dehydrogenase kinase, isozyme 4 (The sequence of the model RefSeq protein was modified relative to this genomic sequence to represent the inferred CDS: added 118 bases not found in genome assembly) produces the protein MKFARFLLKNAALANAPKQIERFSRYSPSPLSMKQFIDFGSANGCEKTSFVFLRQELPVRLANIMREIYILPDPLLGTPSVQLVQSWYIQSLMELIEFVEKCPDDQRVLSDFTETLVHIRNRHNNVVPTMAQGVIEYKEAFGVDPVTNQNVQYFLDRFYMSRISIRMLINQHTLLFDGGTNPAHPKHIGSIDPNCDVVEVVHDAFENAKMLCEQYYLASPDLQIKQANAKSPEQPINMVYVPSHLYHMLFELFKNAMRATVESHENSLSLPPVKVNIVLGNEDLTIKISDNGGGVPLRKIERLFSYMYSTAPMPMMDNARNAPLAGFGYGLPISRLYAKYFQGDLMLHSMEGFGTDAVIYLKALSSESIERLPVFNKSAWKHYKFCTEADDWCIPSSEPKNLAI, from the exons GATCTGCCAATGGATGTGAGAAGACCTCTTTTGTCTTCCTGCGGCAGGAGTTACCTGTGAGGCTGGCCAATATCATGCGTGAGATCTACATCCTTCCAGACCCCCTGCTGGGGACCCCGTCAGTTCAGCTTGTGCAGAGCTG GTACATCCAGAGTTTGATGGAACTAATAGAATTTGTGGAAAAGTGCCCAGATGACCAGAGGGTTCTGTCTGA TTTCACAGAGACTTTGGTCCACATCCGGAACCGGCACAACAACGTTGTCCCCACAATGGCCCAAGGGGTTATCGAATACAAAGAAGCCTTCGGGGTGGATCCCGTGACCAATCAGAACGTCCAGTACTTCCTAGACCGTTTCTACATGAGCCGAATCTCCATCAGGATGTTAATTAACCAACACA CTCTTCTGTTTGATGGTGGAACCAACCCTGCCCACCCAAAACACATTGGAAGTATTGACCCCAACTGCGACGTAGTGGAAGTCGTGCATG ATGCCTTCGAGAATGCCAAAATGCTCTGTGAGCAGTATTATCTGGCTTCTCCAGATCTCCAAATAAAACAGGCAAATG caaaatccCCCGAACAACCTATAAATATGGTGTACGTTCCGTCTCACCTCTACCACATGCTATTTGAGCTTTTTAAG AACGCCATGCGAGCCACCGTGGAGAGCCATGAAAACAGTCTGTCCCTCCCACCTGTTAAAGTCAATATTGTCCTAGGAAATGAAGACCTGACGATTAAG ATCTCTGACAATGGAGGAGGAGTTCCTTTAAGAAAAATAGAGCGTCTTTTTAGCTATATGTATTCCACAGCCCCAATGCCCATGATGGACAATGCTCGTAACGCACCACTG GCGGGCTTCGGATATGGTTTACCCATCTCTCGACTTTATGCCAAATATTTCCAAGGTGATTTAATGCTACATTCGATGGAAGGTTTTGGAACAGATGCTGTCATTTACTTAAAG GCATTGTCCTCCGAATCCATCGAGCGGTTACCGGTTTTCAACAAGTCTGCCTGGAAGCACTATAAGTTCTGCACAGAAGCGGACGACTGGTGTATTCCCAGCAGCGAGCCAAAGAACCTCGCCATTTAG